GACTTGTCATACTCTGAATCCCATGATGACTTAGGCCACTTCAAGTCACCACCAAAGATGTGTTCTTGTTTAGGAAATGGATAGACAAGCCTCTCTCCCTTCACCCTTAGCTGATCCTGGTTCTTATCGCCGCTTGGTTCCTTCCTTCTTCAGTACCCTGCCTTAAAAAACCCTTTTCTGCCCACATTTTACCCCCTGATAGAAACACCCAGCCTCGGAGCTCTTTGCCAAGCAGACATGCAGCAAAAAGCAGTAGATAAAGACTGTCTCGTCTGGGTTTTGActcaccccagccccctgccccgaAGGTTGCCTGACAGCCTGCTCGTCCGGTTCACTGCAGAGACCACCTCAGTGCTGGCCCCATAGAACTCTGCTGTTGCCACTTCTGACCAACCCTGGAAAGCCACGCGTTCTTTCCACCTCTGCTCTCCAGGGGAGAGGAAAGAGCATCTCCAAATGGAAGCCAGAGGACTCTGAGTTCAACACCCTTTGTAGTTTAAACGCCAGGCAAATCGGCATAATCCGGTTCTAAGGCTGGGTAGCTGGCTGCGGTGTCCTAGCAAGCTGTTCCAAGTGTAGCAACTGTTCATCCATAAGCCTCTCTACAGCGGTTCCCTCCCAAGGGTGGGGACACGTAAGAATCACCTGTGCAACTTAAAAACGTGAACAGATTCTGgaatcccaccccctccccaacctaCTGGATTGTCCTGGGAGAAGGCTCCGGCacttgcattctttttaaaatctccttggaCAAATCTGACTCTCATTCCCGGGAAAGAATCACTGTAGGTTTTCAATTAAGAGACAGTTTCTTAATAATGTACAGATCCATGCCCTTACTTACTCACCATCTGTTGTGTAGGGTAGATAGCCACAGAGCTAGATTTGTGTTCAGATCCTAGTTCTGGCCCTcacaagctgtgtggctttggactAATTGTTAATTTCTCTAAGTCACAAATTCTTTGTCTGCAAAAGGACCTATCTCAAAGGATTCtccggagaagaaaatggcaacccactccagtactattgcctggaaaatcccatggatggaggagcctggtgggctgcagtctatgggatcgcacagagtcggacacaactgaagtgacttagtagcagcagcagcataggattctcagggtttttttttttttttaataatttattttttaattgaaggataattgatttacagaattttgttgttttctgccaaataccaacatggatcagccataggtatacatatgtcccctccctcttgaacatcgCTCCCAAGGATTCTGGTTCAAGGATAATAGTATCTACCTTATATGGCTggatgaggattaagtgagttaatgGTGTAAAAAGActtgtgcacacatgctaagtcacttcagtcatgtctgactctttgtgaccctatggaccatagcccaccaggctcctctgtccatgggattctccaggcaagaacactggagtgggttgctgtatcctcctccagaggatcttcccaacccaaggaagtCTGCCTTGGGTCTCTTATCTCTACATGCATTGGCAAAcagtttcttaaccactagcgccacctgtggaAGCCTGTAAAATGGCTCAGAAGACACTAAATACCTAATAAAGGTttgctattattaatattaccCTCACACGAGAGGTTGCTTttcacaacctaaatgtccatcgacaagtgaatggataaagaagatgtggtacatatgcacaagggaatactactcagccataaaaagaatgaaataatttgagGCAACATTGATGAACCTAGAAATTATCACTTAgtaagtgaagtaggtcagaaagagaaagacaaataccacatgttatcacttatgtgtggaatctaaaatatgacaaaaaatgaagttatctatgaaacagaaacagactcacagacatagagaataaactcaTGGTTGTCAAGGTAGCAGgcagggtgagggagggatgcggtgggagtttgagattagcagatgcagactATTATATATAGAGTGGATAagaaacaaggtcctactgtagcacagggaactatattcaatattctgtgatggaccataatggaaaagaatatgacaaagaatgcatgtgtacatataactgaatcactgcgctgtaaggcagaaattaacacaatgttgtaaatcaactatacttgaataaaataaaataaatttaaaaaaataagttgctTTTCACACTATCATGCTTAATAAAATTATTACCAAAGGGAAGAATCACCCCCTAAATACTAAGTACCTTAACAATGAAGCACTCCTTACTCTTCCCAATAGGTATTTACTCAACATTGCCCTGTGGTTTTCCCCTTTTCAAACTGATAAATTATATTATTGGCAAAGGGACACTGATTTCTTGACAGTTTAAGtgaggacttctctggcggtccagtaaAGATGCTGCACTTCCAACGCAGGGAGcacgggatcaatccctggtcgggaaactaagatcccacaggccgtgcAGCACAGCCAGAAGTTTCAGTAAATTTTTTGCCAAATTTGGTACCGGATTTACCTGACCAGCCCTCACTTCTTTGCCTCTCCCTTTAAACCAGTGCGTTTCAGGGAAAGGGAGACCCCTTGTGGCCATATGTGCATTACAACagatttttcttagaaaaaccaAGTTCTACATTTGAAACGTATACTAAACTTGGAACGAATTTTAAACTGCTTTTAAACGTAGCTATCCCATTCTCTCTTTTTTGCAGGTTTTTCTCACTCCACCGGGTTGTTCTTTGGTCAGAAGGCACAGTCACTTGCTTCCCTTGTCTCCTTCTCAACTTCTCTAGCATGACTGCTTCctagggagggaggagaggaagggactAAAAATCCAGAACAGAGAGAAGGAATGCACACAGAAATCTACTCGGGTCTCACGTTCCTTCTCAGCACCGAAGACTTAGTTAAAGAAGCCTCACCTCCCCAGACAAGTGATCTGGCTGGGTTACGTGCCTTCCCACACGCTGACTCCTTCCCCCACCTATGAGCTGTCTGAAGCAAAAACTATcttcattccaaaaaaaaaaaaagcccagcacCCGCACAAACTACGTGCCCTCATCTTTCCTTCTGATTTGGCAGCTGACAACTCCCGTCTTGAGatgctttttcactctactcctAGGGCTTGTCTCTTGGTTCTGTCCTGCCTCATTGGCTGCTCCCACACAAGTCTTCTGCAGGTTCTTCCTCATTGCCCTGAGCTCTAGACTTTGGAAATTGGCCCAGAGCTTGGTCCTCTTACTGTATACCTACATTTACTCTTTAGGTGATCTCCTTTGGTAGTAGAGTTTTCAGTAACACCCACACCCTGATGGCTCCTAACCTTGGATCTCCAACCTGTCCCGCTCCTGATCTTCAGTTGCATATCCAACCACCGACTCAGCATCTCTACATGATATCAAAACCAAACTCCCAAAGTCTCCTCCCAAATCTGCTCCTCCAGCCACCTCCCACTGTATTAAACCTTGGGAATCATCCTTAATTTCAATCCTTCCCTCACACCTTATGTGCAcacatgctaaattgcttcagtcgtgtctgactctttgagaccctatggacttaaGTCTGCCAGGcgcttctgttcatgggatttcccagacaagaatactggagtgggttaccattccctcctccaggggatcttcctgacttagggatcaaagccatgtctcttatgtcgcctgcattggcaggtgggttctttacactgaacttctctggtggctcagatgctgaaggatccgcctgtaatgcaggagacctgagtttgattctgggttgggaagatccccgaaggcaacggcagcccactccagtattctttcctggagaacccccatggacagaggagcctggcgggttacagaccagggggtcgcagagttagacatgactgagcgactttcattcactcactctttaccacaagcaccccctgagaagcccatatCCTCATATCCATCACACCTTATATCCATCAGCAAATCCCTTTAGCTCGACCTTCAAAATAATTCCAGAATAGATCTTCTCTCCTGCACTGCCAAGGGTCCGAGCCACTTGAAACCATTGTCTGATTCACTGCAGTAGCCTCCTGACTGCCTCCTTCCTTTCCATTTCCTAGCTCCCCTTAGTCTACAGAGCAGCCAGTGCTCTTTATAAAAGGCAAGTCTGACGTCTCTCCTGTCCTCCAAACCCTCAAAGGCTCCCTTGTCTCCTCACAAATCAGCCTTTAAAACGGCCCACGAGTATCCATGATCTGCCTGTGACCCATGCTTCTGTGACCTCACCTGCTTCAAGGAATGCTGCCAGGAATGCTCTTCCCCCAAATAGCCACATGGCTCACTCTTGTTatcttcaggtctcagctcaaatgtcacctcctcacaGAAGCTTCTCTGACTACCCCAAGTGAAACAGCAACCCCTCTCCCTGCCCTAGCCTTTGCTGTCTCCTAATCCTTCTCTCTCCATAGCATCTTCTCCACCAAGGATAAAATGATGTCCTATTCCCAGCACCTAGTATAGCATGACTGTGTGGTCAGCACTCAGTAAagatttcttgaatgaatgtTCAATGAAGTTACACGTCAGGATGCTACTTTCCAAAACATCAGAGTAAAAATCCCTCAAACCACAATTTGAATGTCTTCCAAAATACATGTGACAAACATTGGTCCCGTAAGTTGGACTTACAAATGGTTAACTGTTCCAATTAGGGACACATATTAAAGCTGGCCCAACTGGGTTTTGAGTGGcgtgatcttggacttccaagaTTTACGTTTAAAGGAAGATTCTGACTGAGATGTAAATCTTACAACTCGTTCCTGCAAATCTGGGGTTGCCAAGCTTTTGTCCAAGTGTGGATTTCTCCAACAGGTTACTCAGCCATTGGAACTTGGTCCTTTTCAGTTCTGACTCTCCTAACAACTCAAAAAAAGAAGCGGTCATCACTCACCCTTCTCCTGTGACTGTTAATATACAGAATTAATAATTGGACTGCTGCTTTGAAAAGCAAACTAAAACCTTAAAAGACTTAACAGACTTAGGAACTATTTTAATTCAAGTAACACATTCAGCTCAATTTGCTCCACTTCTTTCTAGTAAAGCAAAACGCTAGCTGTGTTAAGTTGGGGAGTGGGTAGGGGGAGGGGCCATAGGTGCCTTTATAACCTGAAGCACTAATGGcctagattcagttcagttggttagttgtgtccaactctttgcgaccccgtggactgcagcatgccaggcttccctgtcccataaccaacttctggagcttgctcaaactcatgcccatcgagtcagtgatgccatccaaccatctcatcctctgttgtccccttctttcctcctgcctttgatcttttccagcatcagggtcttttccaatgagtcagtttttcgttatcaggtagccaaagtattggagtttcagcttaagcatcagtccttccaatgaatattggagtATATTCATTGGATATATTcaattagagaagggaatggcaaaccagtactcttgccttatATGGCCGTATGTAAAATTCACTTTGGAACCACCCGGGAAAGAGAGAGTTCTTCCTCCAGTGGAAACTGGGGACAGACTTTTGTACCAAACTTTGGAGGAGCAGTGGCCTGGTCGGCCTTTAATTACACGACAtggtctacggccataccaccctgaacgcaccCGATCTCGTCTAATTACAGGACATGGCATGGATAAAATTCTCTTTGGGGCCTGCTGGGGTAGGAGGGCAGTGCAAAGAGATACTGTCCATCCAGAACATTTGAAACTGAGGTATGAGATCTATACTGCAAGTGACTGAAACATACCACATATACCAGAATGCTAGAGATGGAGCAGATACACAGCAATGTCAAACATCACACCCGTCTCCCGCAATGAAGCAGCTCACTCCAAGCTGCTTCTCATGTAAGAAATTTTATGTGATGTGTCTCAGGGTGAATAGCACCACCAGGGGTCTGCTTGGTGATGGTTAATGATTCTCTCAAACAATATAGGGCAGGCCAGCCAGTTTATTTATATTGAATCTAAACCTTAGATCTCTGGCTTAACAGTAACATAAGAAACCTTTAAAGACACAATAAATCTCATGTAAATCAGATGATTTAAACCAGTTGTGTAACTTCTAATACTGCTGGGCTGGCAACTACAGCATGACACATATTCAGTCCAGTTACAAAACcacatttcattttccttggCACCCAAATCTTACACACATTTGAAAAATGCACtgttttttcaaaggctttcacCATAAACCCACTGCTACCAGTCAAGCAATGACCGTTTGTTCATCCCCCAGGGACATTTCTAAATGATCTGCTCACTTTGGTGGGTATGTAAGAACTCAGAAAGTTTAAAGAACGAAGATTAACTGACTGAGATGCCAAGAAAAGTTTTTATTGCAAGCACAGTGAGCAGAAGGAGATGTCTTCTCACACAAAGTAGCTGCAAGGTCTGCTGTTAACTAACTCTCTGACAACCCTTCATTGGTTAAAGCATAGGAAGGAGATTCTCACTCTCAGGTGTACATCATTTCTGCCATGTGGGACATCTTCTTGGGGATAtacaagtaatattccatgtagCCCGACAGGTCCTCAATGGTCACGTCATCCACATAGACACGAGCCTGCTCAGAACAGGAACGGGGAGAGCCAGACAGAGTTCTCGTGTGAAGCGACTGGGAGTAGTCCTCCAGTGTGGATCTTCGCTCTGGGGCCAAGGGGGGGACATTCTGCAGGCCTGAGAAGGAGTACACCTCCATGTCCTGCCACCTCGTACACTGGCACTCCTGGCCTACGCATGCACATGGCCTGCCCAGGTTTAGCTTGGAAACCGATTGAAAGTCAGAGAGATCACTGGCCTGGAGACTTGCTTGGGAGACTTGGGGCGCATCAGAGGAATCTTCCTCCTTACTCTCTGATGGGAGCCTTGGAACCGAAGTTCTCAAAGGCTCAGCAACCGCCCCTGTGTGATTAGTATCGAGAGAAGTTGAGCATTCTCCTGCATTGAACTCTTTAGGGGTTGGAATTCCCAGCCCACTGCTGCCATCAGGGGAGTCAGTCTGGCTTTTGTGCTTGAGCTGGCTGCTGGAAGAAGCTATTGTACTGCAATGTATGAACTTTGGAGGATGAAGGACAGGAGACTTGGAACGGCGTCGACGCTGGGTTCTCACTGCTCCTCGTGAAGACTTCCTAGTAGACCTAAGAGGAAAAAACACACAAGAGGATGTTAGGATACAGAGTTCTTCTAAAGAGATCCTTTAACATGGTTGGGAAATTGCCATCTCTCTGGTGATTGAGTGGAAGTAAGTTCTCCCCAAAGACGTGTACCCACTTCCATTGTCAAGCTGCCTGAGTCTGTGCATCTCAAAAACTCCAACACACCCTTACTACAGGACTGGTAAAGGGTAGTTTTAAGTCACATTTCTCTGACCAAACATTTGGTGCAGAAGACCTGTCTGCCCTGTCCCAACCCTTGGCTTAGGAACCTCTGACCAGTGGTCTGGGGAAGCACCTTGCACAGACAACTTAGAAAAACCTCAGTGCTGGGCTGCATGCTCTGAACAAGGCAGTGTCAGTACCATCGCGGGGGGCGCTAATGCTACAAACAGTCACTCGATCGACAGAACGACAGATTTAGAATTCATTTCTATCACTGGAAACAGCTGAAAAACAGATTTAGATACTCTCAAGTTTTCAGATATTGGGAATTATCAGGCAcattatgtaatttttataaaaagtctTTAATAAGAATTGTGCAAAGAGAAAAAGGCTCAAAATTGCCaagcaaatctgaaagagataATGGCCGAGCAATTTTCTAAATTGATGCAAAAGAATCTACAAACACAAGAAGCACACGCTAAAGCAGGACAACCAATTGGAGAATACCAAAAACAACAGGAACATCTTAAAAGCAGCTAGAGACTAGATGGATTAttgccaaaagaagaaaaattaagtctgaaAGTAGGCTTTGCAACAACAACATGGAAGCCAGAAGACAATACCTTCAAGTGCTAAGAGAAAACAGCTGTCAACTAGGACCATGATTTCAGGTATATTAAATCAGGTATAACTTTcaagaaaaaggatgaaatacaGACATTTTCAGAGAAACATTCTATATGGACAACTAACAGAGAGCCCCCTCCCCTTTTTAACCTAAATAACAGACTTCTTTAGGAAGACACTGATGCTACATGGAAGGTCTGATGCCACAATGGTGAGAGTAAAGAAAGTGTACATGAGATGAATCTAAACAAACACTctctaatttaaataaaatgaagtagggtaaataaaactgaactggTAAGACAAAAAATGAGTGACAGAACTAAAGTACCAGGCCATCACATCGCAGAAGGAGACTGGAGCAAAAGAGTTCTGAGGAGGAGGGCTAAGAGAAACAAAAGTATGTAATTTCCAAACCAATGAAAGGAAAACTGGTATGGAGAAGAACAAACAtatttcaaacaattttttaaatggggagaagagggaaggtgagaataaaagaaagaaaaaagaaaaagcaggacAAACAGTATAAAAGAACAGAACAAAtccaaatatatcaataatcaaaataaatgtaagtttaaaaaaaaagattatcagaCTGAGTAAAATTAAATAAGCCATACATATTTATATCAGACACACCAAAAATTCTGAAACACAAAAtggttgaaaataaaatagaaaaagatacacTAGGCAAATACTAAAAGACAACTGTATTAGTTTTATCAACtccagacaaaacagactttatgACAAAAGCCATTATGGGGGATTAAGAAGGTCACTAAATACAGTAAAAGTCTCAATTCATCAGGAAGAAAACATTCTAAACTGGCATGAACTTAGCCTATAAACAAAACAGCTTCaaaacaataaagcaaaaatatagaACTTAcagggaaaataaacaaatgtactCCAGTGGGGGACAGTTCAACAAACCCTCAATTATTAATAGGCCaagctaacaacaacaaaaattacttgaaaaaagATCCTGTAAATAAGACATTTAAAAGCTTACTTTAATGGACATTTATAAAACCTAAGAATGATTAGAGGAGAGCCATTCTTCTCAAACACACATAGAACATTTATAAAAACTGACTACGGACCAggccatacagcaaattcacaATGAGAAGAAAGGTTCTTCTTTAATGGTGCATCTTGGGTTCTGTATCGTAAGACATTCTCTTTTgaattttcaggaaagaaaatccAGTAATACGTCAAGGTGCTGGGATAAAAACCATCTGCACTGAGAAGTTCTTACCCATGCCAACTGTCTTTAGATGCACACACGGTCTTAGGTTTGGTATCCTCTGCTGCTGCTCTGACTGACGCTCTGACACTTGTGCCTTCTCCAACAGACAGAGATGCTATGGACCTGAAGACAAGAACAGAGTTTACTGCTTAGAAAACCACGCCAGGAGAACACACTGCTCTCACCAACCCAAATGCAACTTGTGTTAATACCTTTATTGCCTTTGCTGTTTGCTTTTCTCAAGAATTGCTCAGCTTTTACTGTAAACTGTCCTCCAAAACCAAATTTGGAGGATCCCTAAGAGTTCACAGTTGCAAAATCGTAAGCCAAAGAATGACTCTTAAGTATAACCAGCAGTCGGATATAAATAGACTGTTTATCTGGGGCAGATCAGGCCTTATGTCCAGGGAGAATGCTAATGACACTGACCACTTATTTTATGTGGGCAAAACAGAGCTGTGGAAACTAAGTTCAGGAGGATAAACTTCAGGAAACTCAATCTAACATTGGGAGACTCAATCTAAATGAATCCTTTTTCAAATACTATACAACTTATAcaaaaatattctgatttttacAACCAATAAAcctgaaatattactcagttaaaCCTCTGCAGTTTAAAACTACACAAGTAACGTGGGTTCTCagtaaagaagatgaaaaaatttaaaagagaaaagaatcaactCTAATTTCACAATCCAGAGATCAACATTAACATCAAATTCTTCTGGACTTTttcaatatacacacacacacacacacacacacgtacacaggGCTCCTACTATACATGCTGTGGTACTGACAAATATCCTATAGAAAGAGACAGTCTACTAAGTCAAAAGATGTTCACtcactgaaatataatttaaaagctgGCAATAACTAAATTGTAATTTCTGTCTAATAACAGAAAATACCATACTATATAAAATTACTGTCATTCggtatacaatgggatattaggaatttattaaaaattaagtgtACAAAGAACTTTTAATGACATGGGAGAATGCTTATAATATTAAGGGAAAACAGCATGGATGAATACCTGTACATATATTATGATTTCGACTGTGTAAAGAAAGTGATATTACAGATGATTTAGATAGTAACAGTGGTAATGGTAAGttgtgatttttacttttttatccattttatgaTTTATACATAACAAGCATGTATtatgctaaatatatatatacagtctgAAAAAAAGGACTATATTGTTTTGCAATTAAATATACAGAGTCTATCCTGATAAGACAAATACCATTAGAAACCAAAACCCGTTCAACAGGATCATACTAAATTCCTTGGCAAGGCTTGGTTAGTTTATGAGTCAGTACCTCACATGTTCCGTTTGTAAATCAGCAACAATTCCAAACCACCAACTAGGACTGTCTGATACACTATGCAAGCCGCATTCTGCTTAGTCACAGTAATGACTCACCCCACGTACCCTTACTTGGTTTTCTCAGATGTTCTCCACTGCTCCTTCTCTTTataattttacacatagtagACTGCAAGCTATGAACAAATAATATCGGACCATAAACTGTACATAAACtgtattttgaaagattttatgTTCCAAGTAATTTTTAGGGGCACAGAAATAGCTTAATTTTATGTTCCAAGGAAAATAACCAGGAAAAAAGTCTGCGTATCAAGAGCTAAGTAAATTTATACACTAAGGGATTTACGTATACCTGTGCATTTATAAGTATTTTCCTGATTAAAAGCTGCATGTCTATACCAGAAATCACACCATGACTCAAGTCAGGAACTACGTGTTCTTCTGCTTCCCCAAATAGCAAGTACTAATCAATTCTAACAGCAAGATGACTGTATTGGCAAAATCACTAGGAGAAGATACTTATTTGCAGTATCATGGAAACGAATGTCAGCACCTGTAACAGCTACTGTGCAAATCTATGAGCATAAATTTTCTCATTTGGTAGGCCAAAAACAGTATTAGCAATAGGCAGACAGCTGTAACAACTAACATCTATTTAattttactatgtgccaggtactgaaTGCATTTCTTCATGTTGTCTTCAAGgtaccataaaaaggaatggttAAGAGCAGAGGTTCTGGAGAAAAAttatctgggttcaaattctggctctaccACGTCTTACCAATGTGACCTTTTACAAGACAATTCATCTGTAGCTCCTCTGTAAACTATACAGTATACTCTGTGCTGTCTATCTTCTAAGTTGGTAGTGAGGATTAGATGATATGTACAGAGTACTTCAGTCAGTGTTGAGGGCATAgtaaaatgagtaataaatttTAATAGTCATTATTGCGTCTTGCTGAGTGTTGGGTTTCCATTCATGAAATGAAATATTGTTATATCCATTAAAATTTAAGATATCTTCTGGCCTGGGGCAAAGAATGGGGATGAAGAGTCCTGTATAAAACATTCTGCAAAGGGTGAAATATTAACATTCAGACAGCAGCTGGTCTGCAGGTGCTCTAATTAGTTTGGCCAAAGGGTCCAAGACTATTGATCTCAGTGACAGAACCCTAATGAATAGAGGTTTCCATAGTGATAGGCTCCGCGATCAGAGCCCATGAAATCGACAATGTCTGCAGAGATTCCTATTGAACCAACTCACTTTCAGTGAAAAATACTGTGATTCCCTAGAGGAGTAGGAGGAACTCTCTGTTGCGACACTGACTGCTAATGTGTGATTAAaaagaggcagggggcagggaaagCGGTACTCTTCCAAAGTTAAGGATAATTCCCAACCTTGGAATACAAATGAGCAGCTACTTCTCAAAATTTAACAGAAGAGTTTCTTTTAGAACAATGTTATACAGAATTTGGTAAAATATcacactattaacattttatacttcctacaaataaaaagaaactttagaAGAGAAAGAGCTCCCCTgaggaaatgtctatttaaatcgaGTAAACAATTCCCCAATAATATACTTCATATTTAATTACCCTGATGCATCCACTCTTAGTTTCTTGAAAGCAGTTTGTAGActctcctcctctccatccttGGCTTCCGATTTCATTGTGAAAGTTTTTATACTACGGATGTTCCCGttaatactaaaaaaaagaaaataaaaattaaatgagcaaaGTGGAAACAGGTTAAAATCTGTATTCCTGATACTACCATTGCTTCTTAGTGGGATAAAGTGcaaatttctatttctaaa
This genomic interval from Cervus canadensis isolate Bull #8, Minnesota chromosome 10, ASM1932006v1, whole genome shotgun sequence contains the following:
- the OSER1 gene encoding oxidative stress-responsive serine-rich protein 1 isoform X2, with product MKSEAKDGEEESLQTAFKKLRVDASGSTRKSSRGAVRTQRRRRSKSPVLHPPKFIHCSTIASSSSQLKHKSQTDSPDGSSGLGIPTPKEFNAGECSTSLDTNHTGAVAEPLRTSVPRLPSESKEEDSSDAPQVSQASLQASDLSDFQSVSKLNLGRPCACVGQECQCTRWQDMEVYSFSGLQNVPPLAPERRSTLEDYSQSLHTRTLSGSPRSCSEQARVYVDDVTIEDLSGYMEYYLYIPKKMSHMAEMMYT
- the OSER1 gene encoding oxidative stress-responsive serine-rich protein 1 isoform X1, with the protein product MKSEAKDGEEESLQTAFKKLRVDASGSIASLSVGEGTSVRASVRAAAEDTKPKTVCASKDSWHGSTRKSSRGAVRTQRRRRSKSPVLHPPKFIHCSTIASSSSQLKHKSQTDSPDGSSGLGIPTPKEFNAGECSTSLDTNHTGAVAEPLRTSVPRLPSESKEEDSSDAPQVSQASLQASDLSDFQSVSKLNLGRPCACVGQECQCTRWQDMEVYSFSGLQNVPPLAPERRSTLEDYSQSLHTRTLSGSPRSCSEQARVYVDDVTIEDLSGYMEYYLYIPKKMSHMAEMMYT